A window of Triplophysa dalaica isolate WHDGS20190420 chromosome 7, ASM1584641v1, whole genome shotgun sequence contains these coding sequences:
- the tnrc18 gene encoding trinucleotide repeat-containing gene 18 protein isoform X1, with protein sequence MMDGRDFGPHRSVHVPPPLLSGLAMESHRLGAAAAAGRIPPSPGHLGAGHPAALHTGKFLSSAMNLHSHHSDAFPGASSPFLSGYVSASNAHGGPNPLSSDPAFRTPNPASLQMAQLWASHPHEGFTHLPSSLYTSPYIPLGHLDHQQLSQHALFDPQKEGFYLPGSLHSQSAMARSPVAHMPGSLSREKEALPSHKSSKDSSRELGKDKPCKSDQGHSFSRKERERQKEESRPHSVVDLTQDVKAEDERRSGNSERHLKTAEHTRPFFHQHSPAHSTMDTKPKQSHQSFSSTPARHPSVEQERRDRDRDDDNSRPGGHLSTEKQKRCDSAATSAGNQHVSYASPSTLQPNPSHLPPRLVSSGTYPPPHHMPPSMYPLYSTAKEPGKEHRVIAPTYVPSVEVYEERKGPIQIASQARDNKNDKSRERESYRSALQVGNERTHMDHSRSNIRSELPPHGDFKRDVLREEGSIIRSNGLATKKPLNLEVCASKAGNSPDARDSTNTTSKHTVRTGLEAESRSQDRDRVQRSAHPFSGMDPGSLHPEQHSLNGLGSAEPKWKPFEMGNYATSHMAALAAQHAHDPRGEEDSKRMNTTGLHRPAGSGGSPKGHGEVSAMQSLIKYSGNFSSESGSRHGSDSCNPFGGLGSMKPEASYSGVSRIQHLPPQQSGKQLKREPERPESAKSFGRDGSSSQGDGEVRHPPVGIAVAVARQKDNSKSRSISDRDRPLLVGTIKGPIHAEEEQGDERARHRDERLLVGRLERDQDKVLRDTKEDYNRLHPPMVSASGLNPNLMVTGGPTLAGAGRWPADPSSHLASHPWLPRPGAPSMWLSGSPYGLGPSSLHQALPPGYPSALTGSIPPPYQFARDPQTGQLVVISTEHLPHYAEMLERGPPLWSAVYPQAGSSLQHAHQLQLLSHQQLLRQQELYMIQHQTAQVIELQRNAQLVERLNASQPRTDLEEKPDKRTSEGTKASLSVIPAPPLHSRKPPPRSSTPSTSYSKALTPQPVAPLPSPVSAMKSEDRPKVEKTLPQKPYSHPSSPVTHPVRPASVTVPTVSLIRPKEESVEVPEKESLGLQKQPSAPFPSMYPEIPPGYPYQSITAPFGSHYPYLLQTAAAADTDGLAPDVPLSAETSEHLPTTLDVKPRYLCSPVVVEPLQVSTEPEPIEESTAFKREPSVEVENVLSQNSPRLLHSAFGSFPTTHDSTQAEAHPTITPPPRDEQEQDSREVVKIETISSSPPRLYDSSSLESERTSKAEAGEDSTSLHSSLTYTDASSVVCDIQPANPPLDLSDRKSPIDLREPDAPHLESIHDNLFLPNTSPPHLQPAPVAILPEDPMAGMIALVTASELPQAGAVSVAAKVSSFGSEICPGVSLLESTALEGMALLSQMAELEMQRQPREDTQGVMLCGLESLLEAGRQILLEAIECQPEVIICLPRELNPNKKYSWRQKKDEPMFSKSSLEGMDAAEVVFRVMLAELQQRYKEKQRELVKLQRRRDKEEKRQQQQIQQQERNRSLARRGPGRPRKRKHGMCALSPPSGKLDSKCAKLGKSVLYSEDSESGEVLRKRFRASNRDEEEESSAMRLKKKKKSWSEQEAFLSYSHETPKMGMKKSRLSEQEQLASKLDKALSLTKIGKLGKPSCKIIDGSSGKSRANSGSRIPMLTDIDMRVKMGKSGLSKDLSIFLKSSKGGKSKMGTKTKPSDPCLKGKGQRKAPYSPVRSEISSYSNNTDSEEDESLQDGWPPSSMLRRTGPRPQLPGLCSTPSKKVRSSSKIASSSSSSLKSKQAAKERKHKHFALLLQEAGVSSSEDSFDQEYFTERDDYEDDDDEDEFDYELEESDGLCSSFVEESGLGLLARFAASAIPSPIVTNPISVVQLEAKQKAKKKEERQSLLGTEFEFTDSENDVKTRKKFPSLLHGKRSAPELPLLPPASVMRVDSSPSKRGRKPKKPKSPREFSFDLTAEGSEDEQWTRRRSERIFLHDAAQATPVTLSNKTPLPLAPKPARGPKASPQGPKELARVKEVKDPNKKKRIKESPMNLPQPQVSSTPSENSGALPVSPGRKSKVKPKAKEELGQNVLEFLQQARGKGGAVSKLMESMAADEDFEPNQDSSFSEDENPPMSAQPERPSTPAPRNCVINKDELQDGLRVLIPMDDKLLYAGHVSTVHSPDIYSVVVEGERGNRPHIYCLEQLLQEAIIDVKPPSVRYLPQGTRIAAYWSQQYRCLYPGTVVRGSPDMEEVDDLITVEFDDGDTGRIPLSHIRLLPPDYKIQCAEPSPALLVASTKRRGRKCSKDVPEGKETPLKSTEEAAPKSRGRGRKPKPKPEPEVAPKEHEKTDTTAPTQVSERPLSSPKSSLRPGSKIKQVSTASASIPVSNESQKKYAGIKPPVKVRSQPLSVYSPPLYGKVLSVDLYNEPCTSVASFKSNNETETPAGKGKPVKRLRKAEEETSGFGLKMQRKQPQTEILIKLDHEGVMSPKTKKTKALMMMEGQNLSKRDNKSVMGVDYTTVSAPGAPDKTLKSKTKPADVDLSESASTYSVRKLGSDGLIKVNGSSEKGKECHNCSSSSSSSSESEGEEERGTSQDKKPKPVSTSSNSSRASSFASSSSSTSSSSSSAGSSSSSSTSSTTSDEESSCSSDEEPVAASQSSPAEQTPHKCEEEKINAKSGPPANLQKLEKQQASTTEHQQQKPQKVKQGVGRPKKREGIHLPTTKELAKRQRLPSVENRPKISAFLPARQLWKWFGKPTQRRGMKGKAKKLFYKAIMRGKEMICIGDCAVFLSAGRPNLPFIGHIQSMWESWGNNMVVRVKWFYHPEETNPGKKLHDKKNWDQMSGQSLPTVLQASNQRKDFMERALYQSSHIDENDVQTISHKCLVVSLEQYELMIKTKKYQDSEDLYYLAGTYEPTTGMIFNTDGVPVIC encoded by the exons GTTTCACTCACTTGCCAAGCAGTCTGTACACCAGCCCTTACATTCCCTTGGGTCACCTTGATCATCAGCAACTCAGCCAACATGCACTCTTTGACCCCCAAAAAg AGGGGTTTTACCTGCCAGGTTCACTGCACTCCCAGTCTGCAATGGCAAGGAGCCCAGTGGCTCACATGCCTGGCTCTCTCTCCAGGGAGAAGGAGGCCTTACCTTCTCACAAAAGCTCTAAAGATTCAAGCAGGGAGCTGGGAAAAGACAAGCCCTGTAAAAGTGACCAAGGCCACTCATTCTCGAGGAAGGAACGCGAGAGGCAGAAAGAGGAGTCGCGGCCCCACAGTGTGGTGGACCTCACCCAGGATGTCAAGGCGGAAGATGAACGCAGATCTGGCAACTCGGAGAGGCACCTGAAGACTGCTGAGCACACTCGGCCTTTCTTTCACCAGCACTCGCCTGCGCATAGCACCATGGACACTAAACCCAAACAGTCTCATCAGAGTTTCTCAAGCACGCCAGCCCGACACCCGAGTGTTGAACAAGAGAGGAGGGACAGAGACCGAGATGATGACAACAGCCGACCAGGGGGCCACCTCTCCACCGAAAAGCAGAAAAGATGCGATTCGGCCGCTACGTCAGCTGGCAATCAGCATGTGTCGTACGCCAGTCCTTCTACCCTGCAGCCCAACCCATCCCATCTCCCGCCCAGGCTGGTGTCCTCTGGCACATACCCTCCCCCTCACCACATGCCACCCAGCATGTACCCGCTCTACTCTACGGCTAAAGAGCCAGGCAAAGAACACAGAGTGATAGCTCCTACTTATGTGCCTTCTGTCGAGGTTTACGAAGAGCGAAAAGGGCCAATTCAAATTGCCTCCCAAGCTCGagataataaaaatgacaaaagcaggGAGAGAGAATCATACAGATCTGCCCTGCAGGTGGGGAATGAGAGAACACATATGGACCATAGCCGGTCCAACATCAGGAGTGAGTTGCCCCCTCACGGGGACTTCAAGAGAGATGTTTTACGAGAAGAAGGCTCCATAATAAGGTCAAACGGTTTGGCCACGAAAAAGCCCTTGAATCTGGAAGTGTGCGCGAGTAAAGCTGGAAACAGCCCGGATGCCAGGGACTCGACCAACACTACATCAAAACACACGGTCAGAACGGGACTTGAGGCTGAATCCCGCAGCCAAGACCGAGACAGGGTTCAAAGGTCTGCCCATCCGTTCTCAGGAATGGATCCTGGCTCACTCCACCCAGAGCAACATTCACTGAACGGCTTGGGTTCTGCCGAGCCCAAATGGAAACCTTTTGAGATGGGAAACTACGCTACTAGTCACATGGCCGCATTGGCAGCCCAACATGCCCATGACCCCAGAGGCGAGGAAGACAGCAAGCGGATGAACACTACAGGCTTACATAGACCGGCGGGCAGCGGTGGAAGTCCCAAGGGCCACGGGGAAGTGTCAGCCATGCAGAGCCTCATAAAATACAGCGGCAACTTCTCCAGCGAGTCTGGATCCAGGCACGGTTCGGATAGCTGCAATCCATTTGGAGGTTTGGGCAGCATGAAACCGGAGGCCAGTTATTCCGGAGTGTCTAGAATTCAGCATCTTCCACCCCAGCAGTCTGGCAAGCAGCTAAAGAGGGAaccagagagaccagagagtgCCAAATCTTTTGGCAGAGATGGAAGCTCATCTCAAGGGGATGGAGAGGTTCGTCATCCCCCAGTTGGCATCGCTGTTGCGGTTGCCCGACAGAAGGACAACAGCAAGTCCAGGTCGATATCGGACAGGGACAGGCCCCTTCTTGTGGGAACAATCAAAG GCCCTATACACGCAGAAGAGGAGCAGGGAGACGAGAGGGCACGTCACCGGGACGAGCGTCTACTCGTGGGACGTCTGGAGCGTGATCAGGATAAAGTGTTACG TGACACTAAAGAAGACTACAATCGGTTGCATCCACCTATGGTGTCTGCTAGTGGACTGAACCCCAATCTGATGGTGACCGGAGGACCAACGTTGGCTGGTGCGGGCCGCTGGCCTGCTGACCCCTCCTCCCACCTGGCCTCTCACCCCTGGCTGCCCCGCCCTGGAGCCCCCTCCATGTGGCTATCCGGCTCTCCATATG GACTGGGTCCGTCCTCTCTCCATCAGGCTCTGCCTCCAGGATATCCTTCAGCTCTGACAGGCTCCATCCCCCCGCCTTACCAGTTTGCCCGAGACCCGCAAACCGGACAGCTGGTTGTTATTTCGACAGAGCATCTGCCGCACTATG CTGAGATGTTGGAGCGAGGACCCCCGCTGTGGTCGGCCGTGTACCCGCAGGCAGGAAGCTCTCTGCAGCACGCCCATCAGCTGCAGCTCCTCTCCCACCAGCAGCTCTTGCGCCAACAGGAACTCTACATGATCCAGCACCAGACCGCACAGGTCATAGAGCTGCAGAGGAACGCACAGCTAGTG GAGAGATTAAATGCAAGTCAACCAAGGACCGATTTGGAGGAAAAGCCTGACAAGAGAACATCCGAGGGAACCAAAGCCAGTCTCTCGGTCATCCCTGCTCCGCCCCTGCACTCGCGCAAACCACCACCACGCTCCTCGACCCCCTCCACCTCATACAGCAAAGCCCTGACGCCGCAGCCCGTCGCCCCCCTGCCTTCACCCGTCTCCGCGATGAAATCCGAGGACAGACCCAAGGTGGAGAAGACCCTTCCTCAGAAGCCCTACTCTCACCCGTCATCTCCTGTCACGCACCCGGTCCGCCCCGCTTCAGTCACAGTTCCTACTGTCTCCCTCATCCGACCCAAAGAAGAGTCTGTGGAAGTGCCTGAGAAAGAATCACTCGGTTTACAGAAACAACCTTCTGCTCCCTTCCCATCCATGTACCCTG AAATTCCACCTGGCTACCCATACCAATCGATAACAGCCCCGTTCGGCAGCCACTACCCCTACCTCCTCCAGACGGCCGCTGCCGCAGACACCGATGGCCTTGCGCCAGACGTGCCTTTGTCGGCGGAGACCTCCGAGCACTTGCCGACCACCCTGGATGTCAAACCACGTTACTTGTGTTCTCCAGTGGTCGTGGAGCCGCTTCAGGTGTCTACAGAGCCAGAGCCTATTGAAGAAAGCACTGCGTTCAAAAGAGAGCCAAGCGTAGAGGTTGAAAATGTCCTGAGCCAAAACAGCCCAAGGCTTCTTCATTCTGCCTTTGGTTCTTTTCCAACCACACATGACTCTACACAAGCTGAGGCACATCCCACAATCACGCCACCACCTCGGGATGAACAAGAACAGGACAGCAGGGAGGTCGTCAAAATCGAAACAATCTCCTCTAGCCCTCCACGACTGTACGACTCATCCAGCCTAGAATCTGAAAGAACCTCCAAAGCAGAAGCTGGCGAGGACTCGACTAGTCTTCATTCCTCATTGACTTACACTGACGCAAGCTCTGTAGTTTGTGACATACAACCAGCAAACCCACCCCTAGATCTCTCCGACAGGAAGAGCCCAATAGACCTCAGAGAACCTGATGCACCACATCTAGAGTCCATACATGACAATCTCTTTCTCCCTAATACCAGCCCTCCTCATCTCCAGCCTGCACCGGTGGCCATCCTGCCCGAAGACCCCATGGCAGGCATGATCGCCTTGGTTACAGCCAGTGAGCTTCCGCAGGCTGGAGCCGTGTCCGTCGCAGCAAAGGTGTCCAGCTTTGGGTCCGAGATCTGCCCTGGCGTCAGTCTCCTAGAGTCCACTGCTTTGGAGGGCATGGCACTGCTTAGCCAGATGGCAGAGCTGGAGATGCAAAGGCAACCAAGAGAAGACACGCAGG gcgTAATGCTTTGTGGACTGGAGAGTCTGCTGGAAGCTGGCAGGCAGATCCTTCTGGAGGCCATCGAGTGTCAACCTGAGGTTATCATCTGCCTCCCCCGAGAGCTCAATCCTAACAAGAAATACAGCTGGAGGCAGAAGAAAGATGAACCT atGTTCTCCAAATCCTCTTTGGAAGGAATGGATGCAGCAGAAGTGGTATTCCGGGTCATGCTTGCCGAGCTGCAGCAGCGCTACAAAGAGAAGCAAAGAGAGCTTGTCAAACTGCAGAGACGGCGAGACAAAGA AGAGAAACGTCAGCAACAACAGATCCAGCAGCAGGAGAGGAACAGAAGTTTAGCCCGCAGGGGCCCGGGACGTCCCCGAAAAAGAAAACATGGCATGTGTGCACTGTCTCCGCCCTCTGGCAAGCTGGATTCGAAGTGTGCAAA GTTGGGCAAAAGTGTGCTTTACTCGGAGGACTCGGAGAGCGGAGAGGTGCTGAGGAAGCGCTTTCGGGCCTCTAATagagatgaggaggaggagagcAGCGCCATGAggttgaagaagaaaaaaaagagctgGAGCGAGCAGGAGGCGTTTTTGAGCTACTCTCACGAG ACTCCAAAAATGGGCATGAAGAAGAGCCGATTGAGCGAGCAGGAGCAGTTGGCATCCAAACTTGACAAGGCATTGTCCCTCACAAAAATTGGTAAACTCGGCAAGCCCTCTTGTAAGATCATAGACGGTTCCTCCGGGAAGTCTAGGGCTAATTCTGGAAGCAGGATTCCTATGCTCACTGACATAGACATGAGAGTCAAGATGGGGAAATCAGGCCTGTCAAAAGATCTGAGCATCTTTCTCAAGTCTTCCAAAGGAGGTAAAAGTAAAATGGGTACCAAAACAAAGCCTTCAGATCCATGCCTTAAAGGGAAAGGCCAGCGAAAAGCTCCTTATTCTCCAGTGAGGTCAGAAATCAGCAGCTATTCAAACA ACACAGATTCCGAAGAGGATGAATCCCTGCAGGATGGCTGGCCTCCCAGTTCTATGTTGAGGAGAACAGGGCCACGTCCACAGCTCCCCGGCCTGTGCAGCACTCCGTCCAAGAAAGTGCGCTCGTCGTCCAAGATAGCCTCTTCATCTTCGTCATCACTCAAGTCCAAGCAGGCGGCCAAAGAGAGGAAACATAAGCACTTTGCTTTATTGCTTCAGGAGGCAGGAGTCAGCTCTTCTGAGGACTCATTTGACCAAG AGTATTTCACCGAACGGGATGATTATGAGGATGACGATGATGAAGACGAGTTTGATTACGAGCTTGAAGAGAGCGACGGTTTGTGTTCGTCATTCGTAGAGGAGAGCGGATTGGGTCTTCTGGCCCGCTTTGCCGCCAGTGCCATCCCAAGCCCCATTGTCACCAATCCCATCTCCGTTGTCCAACTGGAGGCTAAACAGAAAGCCAAGAAAAAAGAGGAACGGCAAAGTCTTCTCG GTACAGAGTTTGAGTTTACCGATTCCGAGAACGATGTTAAGACAAGAAAGAAGTTCCCGTCTCTGTTGCACGGCAAACGGTCGGCTCCTGAGCTTCCTCTCTTGCCACCCGCCAGCGTCATGCGTGTCGACTCCAGCCCCAGCAAGCGTGGACGCAAGCCCAAGAAACCCAAATCCCCCCGGGAGTTCAGTTTCGACCTCACCGCCGAGGGAAGCGAAGACGAGCAGTGGACCCGAAGAAGAAGCGAGCGCATCTTCCTCCACGATGCAGCCCAAGCCACCCCTGTCACCCTGTCCAACAAAACTCCTCTTCCGCTCGCTCCCAAGCCTGCACGCGGCCCCAAAGCGTCACCGCAAGGCCCCAAGGAGCTGGCAAGAGTCAAGGAGGTGAAAGACCCCAACAAG AAGAAAAGGATTAAGGAGAGCCCCATGAATCTGCCCCAACCTCAGGTCTCCAGTACACCCTCTGAAAACTCTGGGGCACTTCCTGTCAGTCCAGGACGCAAGAGCAAAGTCAAGCCCAAAGCTAAAGAG GAATTGGGCCAAAATGTGCTTGAATTCCTCCAGCAGGCCCGAGGGAAGGGCGGCGCTGTCAGTAAACTGATGGAGAGTATGGCTGCTGATGAAGACTTTGAGCCTAACCAGGACAGCAGCTTCTCGGAGGATGAGAATCCCCCCATGAGCGCCCAGCCTGAAAGACCCTCCACTCCCG CCCCCAGGAACTGTGTCATTAACAAAGATGAACTGCAGGATGGCTTGCGGGTGCTCATCCCTATGGATGACAAACTGCTGTATGCAGGACACGTCAGCACCGTTCACTCTCCTGACAT ATACAGTGTGGTGGTGGAGGGCGAGAGGGGCAACAGGCCACACATCTACTGTCTGGAGCAGCTTCTACAAGAGGCC ATTATTGATGTGAAACCCCCCTCAGTCAGATACCTTCCCCAGGGGACCAGAATCGCAGCCTATTGGAGCCAGCAGTACCGTTGTCTCTACCCTGGCACGGTTGTCAGAG GGAGTCCTGACATGGAAGAAGTGGACGACTTGATTACGGTGGAGTTCGATGATGGAGACACTGGCCGTATCCCACTCTCTCATATTAGGCTGCTACCACCGGACTACAAGATTCAGT GTGCCGAACCATCCCCTGCCCTACTTGTGGCCAGCACCAAAAGACGAGGAAGGAAGTGTAGTAAGGATGTACCTGAGGGCAAAGAGACACCTCTAAAAAGCACAGAGGAGGCTGCTCCAAAAAGTAGAGGACGAGGAAGGAAACCCAAACCCAAGCCTG AGCCTGAAGTCGCTCCAAAGGAGCATGAAAAGACTGACACAACGGCCCCAACACAGGTCTCAGAAAGGCCCCTGTCCAGCCCGAAAAGCAGCCTTCGGCCAGGTAGTAAAATTAAGCAAGTCAGCACAGCTAGCGCCTCCATCCCCGTGTCTAATGAAAGCCAGAAGAAATATGCTGGAATCAAGCCCCCAGTCAAAGTACGTTCCCAGCCGCTGTCTGTGTACTCTCCGCCGCTCTACGGAAAAGTTCTTTCTGTGGATCTCTATAATGAGCCCTGTACTTCTGTGGCTTCTTTTAAATCCAACAATGAAACGGAAACTCCCGCCGGGAAAGGAAAGCCAGTCAAGCGCTTGCGAAAGGCTGAGGAGGAGACATCAGGCTTTGGGCTAAAAATGCAGCGCAAGCAACCTCAGACGGAGATCCTTATCAAGCTTGACCATGAAGGAGTCATGTCACCCAAGACCAAGAAGACCAAAGCCTTGATGATGATGGAAGGCCAAAATCTCTCCAAAAGAGACAATAAGTCTGTAATGGGTGTCGACTACACTACAGTATCCGCTCCTGGAGCTCCTGACAAAACCCTGAAATCTAAAACTAAGCCAGCTGATGTTGATCTCTCCGAGAGCGCGTCCACCTACAGCGTCCGTAAGCTGGGCAGTGATGGTCTGATTAAGGTGAATGGCTCTTCTGAGAAGGGAAAGGAGTGTCACAACTGTAGTAGCAGTAGCAGCAGCAGCTCCGAGTCGGAAGGAGAAGAGGAGCGAGGGACCTCCCAGGACAAGAAGCCCAAACCGGTCTCCACCAGCTCCAACAGCTCACGTGCATCAAGCTTCGCCTCCTCCAGCTCATCCACCAGCAGCTCCTCATCCTCAGCAGGATCCTCCTCTTCATCTTCAACATCATCTACCACCAGTGATGAGGAATCCTCCTGCAGCTCCGACGAAGAACCAGTGGCTGCGTCCCAATCCTCTCCTGCAGAGCAGACACCACATAAATGCGAAGAAGAGAAGATAAATGCCAAATCGGGGCCTCCAGCCAACCTCCAGAAACTTGAGAAGCAGCAGGCTTCTACAACAGAGCACCAGCAGCAAAAGCCCCAGAAGGTGAAGCAGGGGGTTGGCCGTCCCAAAAAACGAGAAGGAATCCACCTCCCAACAACCAAGGAGCTGGCGAAGAGACAAAGACTACCATCTGTAGAGAACAGACCCAAGATTTCAGCTTTTCTTCCTGCCAGACAGTTGTGGAAGTGGTTTGGAAAGCCCACTCAG AGACGAGGAATGAAAGGAAAAGCAAAGAAGCTTTTTTACAAAGCCATAATGCGTGGGAAGGAAATGATTTGTATCGGCGACTGTGCCGTTTTCCTGTCTGCTGGACGACCCAACCTTCCCTTCATCGGACACATCCAGAGCATGTGGGAGTCCTGGGGAAACAACATGGTGGTCCGTGTCAAATGGTTTTATCATCCAGAGGAAACCAACCCGGGAAAGAAACTTCATGACAAAAAG AACTGGGATCAGATGTCTGGCCAAAGTCTTCCTACCGTTCTGCAGGCTTCCAACCAGAGGAAAGACTTCATGGAG cGGGCTCTGTACCAGTCCTCTCACATTGATGAAAATGATGTTCAGACCATTTCTCACAAATGTCTGGTGGTTAGTCTTGAGCAGTATGAACTAATGATTAAAACTAAGAAGTACCAGGACAGCGAGGATCTCTACTACCTGGCTGGCACGTATGAACCCACCACGGGAATGATCTTCAACACAGATGGTGTTCCTGTCATCTGctga